ATTTTGAAGTGCTACACGCCAGCCGTTTCCACGTTCTCCCGTGGAATAAACATGGTGGAAAACTATTGAGCGCGCATATTCCTGCGCTTGGTTGCTTACAACTTATCGTTGCCCGGAAACGGACTATTCCTTTAACGCTAAATCCGATGAAACAAAGTAAAAACAAACCGCGAATTCGCCAGGCAGTCGGTGCCACCCGGCAATGTCGTAAACCACAGGCTTAAACTTCGACTTGATAGCCCGTATCTTCCAGCGTGGGATTCATCGCCGCGGCACGAGCCAGTTCATCGCAACGTTCGTTTTCTGGATGACCGGCATGGCCTTTTACCCATTCCCATTTGATTTGATGCTGCCCCAACGCGGCATCGAGACGTTGCCAGAGATCGACATTTTTTACTGGTTTTTTGTCTGCTGTTTTCCAGCCACGTTTTTTCCAGTTATGGATCCACTGGGTGATCCCCTGGCGGACATACTGGCTGTCGGTACTCAGAATGACTTCACAGTGTTCTTTTAACGCTTCCAGCGCGACAATAGCGGCCATCAACTCCATACGGTTATTGGTGGTGCGGGTGTAGCCAGCGCTAAAGGTTTTTTCGCGTCCACGATAGCGTAAAATAGCACCGTAACCCCCAGGTCCTGGATTACCCAGACACGAACCATCGGTGAAAATTTCTACCTGTTTA
The DNA window shown above is from Escherichia sp. E4742 and carries:
- the rnhA gene encoding ribonuclease HI; this translates as MLKQVEIFTDGSCLGNPGPGGYGAILRYRGREKTFSAGYTRTTNNRMELMAAIVALEALKEHCEVILSTDSQYVRQGITQWIHNWKKRGWKTADKKPVKNVDLWQRLDAALGQHQIKWEWVKGHAGHPENERCDELARAAAMNPTLEDTGYQVEV